In the genome of Mugil cephalus isolate CIBA_MC_2020 chromosome 21, CIBA_Mcephalus_1.1, whole genome shotgun sequence, one region contains:
- the LOC124999117 gene encoding cartilage intermediate layer protein 2-like, which translates to MIRLLCVAVVVAGLVSESNQMTLNVSNAVEPGNNDRAALFSLKEVKPADEKVWPSSSIQCWTDWFDRDNPSGTGDWESLYNLRKENPGKICPKPVNIEARTLSGLSVAAAGDVIYKSDTTSGFICRNMDQSKKMCNDYRVRFSCHPPFCGGVCWTKWYDRDNPSGTGDWELLSNLKTENPGQICGSPLFIEAVTTDTLTPAIYTGENLFVYNPTQGFVCRKMDQKSKTCRDYKVRFGCPCY; encoded by the exons ATGATCAGATTG TTGTGcgtagctgttgttgttgctggacTGGTTTCTG AAAGCAACCAGATGACTCTAAATGTGTCTAATGCAGTGGAACCAGGCAATAATGACA GAGCTGCTCTGTTTTCACTGAAAGAAG tGAAACCAGCTGATGAAAAAG TTTGGCCAAGCTCGTCCATCC AATGCTGGACTGACTGGTTTGACAGAGACAACCCCTCTGGTACCGGAGACTGGGAAAGCCTCTACAATCTCCGCAAAGAGAACCCCGGAAAGATCTGCCCCAAACCAGTCAATATAGAGGCCAGAACTCTGTCTGGGCTCAGTGTGGCTGCAGCAGGGGATGTGATTTATAA AAGTGACACGACTTCAGgattcatctgcagaaacatggACCAATCCAAGAAGATGTGCAACGACTACCGCGTTCGCTTCAGCTGCCACCCCCCCTTCTGTGGTGGAG TGTGCTGGACCAAGTGGTACGATCGGGACAATCCCAGCGGAACAGGGGACTGGGAGCTTTTGAGCAACCTGAAGACAGAAAACCCAGGACAGATCTGCGGCAGCCCTCTGTTCATCGAGGCCGTCACCACTGACACGTTGACCCCAGCCATCTACACTGGGGAGAACTTATTTGT ATACAATCCAACTCAGGGGTTCGTTTGCCGCAAAATGGACCAGAAGTCTAAGACCTGCAGGGACTACAAAGTTCGGTTTGGATGCCCATGTTATTGA